Part of the Engraulis encrasicolus isolate BLACKSEA-1 chromosome 1, IST_EnEncr_1.0, whole genome shotgun sequence genome, cttacagctccaggccactttattagaatagcatgaaaaagttgatttatttccgtAATTCCATCAATattgttaaactgtcatggattatagattcatggcccagttttttaactattccaatcatgcaattgtttatttttgcatattttggccttccagctaaaaaaaaaaaacatgaattggggaattcgcatcattagaatattgtagtaaaatcaaaattttcttcagcaaaattcgggtcacatcaaatcagttgaaatttggtactgtcTACAtgacatgcaatgttcaatacttggttggtactctctctgtcttaacacATTTGACATTACCAAATCACGGGAcaacccgtttttacttcccacgcgttggctcccaaaactggaaaacccgtttttgagtttttattgcaTATTTCATAACTAGACCCTGAACCAgaaatgcttattgtgtgtgattttgggagctctgtgataaaTAGAACAGACGTAGatgacagtcaaaagtttgtgtcatcatctgaacattttaatcacaacaccaggatcggcgccaacccaagaatatttttcataactgtagcctactatatGGAACTGTTGGTCTGCGTCGGTTACGTCTCTGTTGCGCCCTTCCCCctctctgtgtagcctacaccttgccaagtgtctgcgatgctgtcatctttataaacacaaggatcgtgtttgtatgttgtttccttagTGCTACAGTCAGCGACCACTCTATGGCGCTTAATAGTATACTTCACATAATAATTAGTGTACAGAAGAACACTTTCACTCCGACTGAACACACCTGGCGAATAATGcaaaccttggccagatcctactgccctacacattgtgaactgtgattggattattacccttacctcggatttgatcggcaaccagataagttggattcttcattttgttcttttattacccccatgatgaaatttgaggctgctactgtcggtgaagctagcattgctatgtaaacagtagcacgcAAGCATGGCATAGCACAATCAGCTGTTTCCCCACACAAGGATCGGAGACATTAACACATCCGATTaacggattttgttgttgacgttggactaaatgcctttagtgacgtgtttttgaatatgttttgcctactgcgtgtggtggtgtgactacgacccgttttgtgtggtgtgtgcaaagattagttgtgcaggCACAGACTGTACACAAGGAACTGAAACGTACTTCCAGAGGTGAAAATGCGTTTGGTTGGTTGATacatttggagggggaggtggcagagcaggagaaatgTGTCTAGTACACCAATACGGCCTTGGTTTAACTCACGATAGCTCGGCAATGAAAGCACAGACATGCGGTTTTCACGCACTAAGAGGTGAAAGTCTCACCTTCCAAACAAGCCATAGCATGTTTCGggggccctatcacataatatgctatgactgtacaaaaaacacctaaaaatggtttagaactCTGGGAGCCTACGACATAATTCTGAAAACAccccggtattcaatgtgttaataactgccatgattcgtttaacattgaagtcaatggcaaaaacagtgcatgggagttatggaagcccagatatccttgatgctttgctgtcagctgttcttgtttgttgacctggtgacccacacttcactcttcaatataccccgtagatttccatgccacgttttggtgttgactcgccagtttaattctaaatcaccagaaatgaaaccccattgaaaatgaatggggttttatttctggtaagAGAGAGTACCAACCAAGtgttgaacattgcatgttatgtagacaGTACATAGTCTATTTCTTCATTCAAGCCTGGAAATTCCATTGCTTTTAGTTTCCAAATCCAAAATGTTTCTCGTTGCAATAATAACTTGAGTCTATCACCACCACATATTGATGTTTTTACAATTTCAACCCCTTGAATTTTCAGGCTTGAAGGATCACTGTGGTGTACATCCTTGTAGTGTTTGGCCATAGGGTAATCTTCATTCTGGACTCTAATTGCATACTTGTGTTCATAAAAACGCTCTTTAAGTTTTCTTTTCGTCCTGCCAACATAAAAACATCCACACGGGCATTTAAGACAGTACACCACATATTCAGAATTGCAATTAATAAACCCATTGGTCTTGTATTCTCTCTGTGTTCTCGGGTCATGCAAACTCTTGCTTTGGATAACTCCTCCACAATGGTTGCAAGAACCACATCTATAAGTTCCTTTTAACTCTGTCTGTAgccatgttttttgtttgggggCTGGTAGGTAGCTCCTGACAAGTGTATCCTTTATAGATGGTGCTCTCTGGAATACAGTAATGGGTGGATCTGGAAAGACATTTCTTAAAAGTGGATCACTCTGCATCATCTTCCAATtagatttgataatttgtttcattCTTTGGGCACAACTGCTGTATTGTGTGACGAAACAAGGTCTAGAGTTAGTCTTGGCTCGGTcagttttcttatttttcttttttaataaatcaGACCGAGGTATTAAGCGAGCCTTCACTATGGCATTGTCAATTAACTCTGGAGAATAGCCTCTTTTGCAGAACCATGATTTCATGTCTTGAGCTTGCTCTTCAAAATCAGTATCTCTGTCACAAATGCGTCTGAGACGCTGAAACTGGCCAAAGGGAATGTTATTTTTGAGACTTTTTGTGTGAAAGCTATCAGCCCTCAGTAGTGTATTTCTGTCACTGCTCTTCCTATATATAGAAGTGTGCAAAACATTGTCATCATCTATGGAAATCAACAAATCCAAGAAACTGATTGATGTTCTTGAGTATTCAATTccatctattcattagatggagaatagtgaaaagacaacatattaagtgttaaaaccgagaaaaaaatattgttttgggggacatatgtaatcatttctaatttcataaatgcaacacgtctcaaaagagttgggacagggactaaaaggcagcaaatgttgaggaagactaaaaacaaaacaaaaagacaacacttaacagttaaaaacattaaccgatgagatgattttatattaaaaaaaacagtgttaattcctatcttggacatgatttcaccagcttaaatggtgggtgtattccttgtcatgttttgcaatgttttcctttctgtagtgcttacagtgagacaggtcttgaccaaaagcccaccattttatcacctgctggtccttatgatggagccaaactgttaaaacatagtagagaatgcaatttgaccactatgtggcagtaatcaaagatctcccttcaaaatataatgcacgagtggcttttcatgctgtttaaaacccatttataccattcagcactgtatttaactctacagatgagtgagaacatcttaaccaatgcactactgcacccgcatgccatcatggaggctgacttttaaagttagcactaacacaagttggatggtccattttcactgtagcacaggatgtgcggtgctctattattgtcaaaaaagaatggacttctacaacttctgtaagcaaaggacagtttcccatgtcttctgggtctatttcaagtgagctcaggtgcttaggagaatgttacacccctatatcatttgcacgcattaagcattcttaatatggtcaattttcaatagctctaattcctggagtgctagctctaattcctggagtgctagagtgagactacagccaatatatatttcatgatgtcatcaacctatacaatgattttaataacaaaaatatgtcttatacatatatgtacatgaagTAGCCTATAAATAGATCTAAGCTCCATGTTCTCTTAAAAGACCATAGAATGCTAAAAACAGTTACAGGAAAGGTACATAGTCTATTTCTTCATTCAAGCCTGGAAATTCCATTGCTTTTAGTTTCCAAATCCAAAATGTTTCTCGTTGCAATAATATACACCATTTGGTTTTGCTTTTGTGGAGGatgtgggtggctcttaaaagagcctttgggTTTGAACACTTCAGTTTACTTGGCGCTGGTGTACTTGGTCACTGCCTTGGTGCCCTCGGACACGGCGTGCTTGGCCAGCTCACCGGGCAGAAGCAGACGCACTGCGGTCTGGATCTCCCGGGAGGAGACGGTGCGGCGCTTGTTGTAATGGGCCAAGCGGGAAGATTCACCGGCGATGCGCTCGAAGATGTCGTTCACGAATGAGTTCATAATGCCCATCGCCTTGGAGGAAATACCTGTGTCAGGATGAACCTGCTTCAGGACTTTGTAGACATAGATGGCGTAACTTTCCCTCCTGGTCCTCCTGCGCTTCTTGCCGGACTTCCCTGCCGTCTTCGTCACGGCTTTCTTGGATCCCTTCTTGGGTGCAGACTTCGCTGGCTCAGGCATGTTGATCAACTCTAAAGTTTTTCAGATGTTGATCTAAGATTCGCAACTGATTATATACGGATTGATATGTAACTAGACAACTGTTTCTCTGCGAATCCAAAAGCACCAAATGCCACATCAAGTTATTCTCGCATCACGATTGGTTAGTTTTAAGAAGCAACTCAAACTCCACCCACATTTCATTTTCCCTTGTCCCCATCCTTGTTCTGTTCTCTTGCCGCTCTTTCAACGAACAAGTGCTGATGATATCTCATTCAACTTGCCTTTTTATTCCGCAAAATGGAACATCCAAACaaaaacaatataggcctattcatgaTACGCTTCACAAAAAATACGATTTTCTTACTCTGAAATGGATTATGACTACTTATTTAAGGTTATTCTTATCGATTAAGTGCTAAATGGCAATAGTCGAGTACCGACATCAGTCAAAATTCCTCGTGCAATTACACCCCTGATAATACGTGAGTTTTAATACGTGCCAAACCAACTGTTTGCTACCAGCAGCTCAACTTTAACGTGCAAAATTGAAATCACTTTGGTCACCTGTACATTTTACATGAATTCGCTTCATTTTACAGTATAGATCTGATAGTAGCATCATTGGCGCCATTCAGTGCATTGTAGTTACATAACCGAACATTTGAATCCCCGGTATTATGCCAATGAACCCTGATATTTAGGTCACTGTGCCACCAGtgatgcatgcaggcaggcaccgATATGCACTTGTCGGGGGCGACCACAGCCGGTATAACCGTATGTGgccttcacgggctcgggacctctcgagacagctgacgagtcgacactgctcatgtgacaactgagttctggactttggcgcatgGACGCCACTGATACCGGAACAATCCGGAATCATGCcgttttgttttggtcctcttcttttttcacctccacatccacgacatatcattttagctgaagtaagctaaattaaagtCAGATACCAGCAtcactgacatatgtgcatctgcaattgaatgacattaactggtgttgttgaatCAATGTTGATGGTGATAACAAGATGATAtcttagcatttatgatactgtttacatgccagttgcatgcatgtGCGCCATGTTGATGACGCAtatgtcgtcacacaaaacacaaactcgGGAACTCGtttcgataattatcgatctgacattgcctCACCAAATGTTCACGACCATTTTCCAGGTTTTAGGTCgactttcttgggattctcgacattTTTAACGAGCCAATAGAACCTCAACCCACAGATCTGTGATGGGACCTCTATGGGGCGAccatcgcggcgaatcaaatggaatggaacagttatgttgttgatttgattgggccgtggcaggcgaattcgctcctcatttgcataacattaaactttctttaataatttcgcttcgcttcgcccctgttcgcttgctgtcgcttgccttcgcctctctcataggaatgaatggcaaagttcgcgaattcgcgtgtatgtgtccctaccgtaagataGGTTCAATAATGGATAACGTCGTATATCAATGAACAAGTCAGCGCGTCACCAGTGATGTGTCatgtaatggtgcattccccagaggtaggagcttcctagtaggcaacaagaaggcagctacctcccacttgaaagcgttccaaccagcaagtcaaacaaactacaaacatggagggacaaaaactacatatccacttctcaaagatgtcagcaatgtaaacaacatcatgcgtcattttcatttagccgcatttcatctttgaaatacgcaatgtcaatataactacaccttagaaaagttaataggctgttttgcaaccgttaacctgtccgaatcaactttatttgtccatagaatggtgatgtgcaacataaactattcctaatactgtgcgctgccattgctgtgatgacatcacgatagtcaatggggcgaagtcggtttgcttcgcttttgccccagctcgcgacttgaacattccacttcaacaggcgttccaatgcatttcagcaagtaggaggtcagaaacatcccatctcccaaccctggggaacgcaccatAAGCATTTCATATGTTCCATACGATTTTTATTGTGGATACCGACGTATATTTTTTCCATCCCCAGACCATGTAGCGGTAAAATACAGCTTTTATTGAGAAGTTGGGGTCTTTGACTTTTGAAGTAGCAGCTGCACTTAACCGCCGAATCCGTACAGAGTACGGCCCTGGCGTTTCAGAGCATAGACCACATCCATGGCGGTCACGGTCTTCCTCTTGGCGTGCTCGGTATAAGTGACGGCATCGCGGATCACATTCTCCAGGAACACCTTCAACACACCACGGGTCTCCTCGTAGATCAGACCAGAGATACGCTTCACGCCACCACGGCGAGCCAGGCGGCGGATAGCGGGCTTGGTGATACCCTGGATGTTATCACGAAGGACCTTGCGATGACGCTTGGCGCCTCCCTTTCCGAGTCCTTTACCTCCTTTACCTCTTCCTGACATGTTGAGTAGTAGCTGGCGATGATAACTGCTTCACGAAGACCTGTGATCGAATGACACCTTCGTAGCCCAGTGAACAGATATATAAATGTAACGACGACCTGAGAGAAGACTAGAACACTGCCCCCTATTTGCATAGCGGAACGTACTTCCGGCCAATGACGTCAGCATGTATGTTATTTTCCATATTAAATTTCCATTTAAATGTTCTGTTTTTatgtaaaaccatggtcgatatCAGGCATAGCTACATTTAGTAATGTAATACAAAATGAATGCAGATTAACACATTTATAAAGCCACTTAATTTTATGAATGGCGTGACCAGAAAACAGCAAGAACAGAAGAATCGGTGCACATGATCGCAAGGCTACACAaaataatggtgcattccccacaggtaggagcttcctagtaggcaaccagAGGGCAGCTagctcccacttgaaagcgtttcTACCTGCAAGCcaaccaaactacaaacatggagggacgaAAATACATCCACTTCtctaagatgtcagcaatgtaaacaatgaggtgtaaacaacaccatgcgGTTTTTTCATGTACGGTAACCACATTTCATCTTTGAAGGAGGCAATgccaataactacaccttagaaaggttcatggacggttttgcaactgttaacctgtccaaatcaactctatttgGCCACAGAATggtgattgctgagtaatgtggAACATAAACttatgttgccttcaccagctcgggacctctcgagacagctgacgacactgctcatgtgacaactgagttctggactttggcgcatgaacgccacggatcccggaacaatcaggattcatgcgtgttttggttctcttttctttttttcacctcacattGAACCACACCCACGACTTATAATTTTAGCTTAAggctaaatcaaacagtcagacaccagcattactgacataggctatgtgaaagtgaaagaaagcccattgggaaactccaactcccattgtcattgtgacacagcacacaagtgaacactgcacactgcacacaacgaaattgcatttatgcctcacccgtgcaagggggcagccctcagtggcgccccatagggagcagtgcggtgggacggtaccatgttcagggtacctcagtcatggaggaggatgggggagagcactggttgattactccccccaccgacctggcgggtcgggagccgaacctgcaacctctgggacgcaagtctgacgccctaaccgctcacccatgactgccccgtacatgtacatctgcaattcaatgacatcaactggtgttgttgatagtgattacaagatgatattttagcatttatgatactgtttacatgctagttccatgcatgggcgcaatgctgatgatgcgtgtgtcgtcacgtcatacaaaacataagctcgggaactcgttgttctgtacttccgccagagatcaacctcgatgattatcgatctgacattgcgtcaccaaatcttcacgcccactttcccgaggttttaggtcggctttcttgggattctcgactttttgaacgagccttatggtgcgttccccagggttgggagatgggatgtttctgacctcctacttgctgaaatgcattggaacgcctgttgatgtggaatgttcaagtcgcaagctggggcaaaagcgaagcaaactgaCTTCGCCCCATTGATAATAGTGAtttcatcacagcaatggcagcgcacagtattaggaatagtttatgttgcacatcaccattctatagacaaataaagttgattcggacaggttaaTGGTTGCAAAACAGCCTATTAACTTTTCTAcggtgtagttatattgacattgcgtatttcaaagatgaaatgaagcctgacatcacgatagtcaatggggcgaagtcggtCAGCTTCACTTTTGCCCCACTTGAACATtccacttcaacaggcgttccaatgcatttcagcaagtaggaggtcagaaacatcccatctcccaaaaCTGGGGAATGCACCAATAGTTGACTAACATTTGGGCGACACTGAGAAGCGAGCAATATTAAAACATCCGGTGATTTAATTGGACATTGTTAAAGACAGTCGCATGTTGACTGGCTCTCAGTACTGGAGCTTCAGCCAACCACAAAGGGGCACTACTACGTCATTCTGAACCAAATTACCCTGGTGCTTATTAGGTCAGCTGATTCGACTGCTGCTGTTCTTCCTGTGTGGACATCTTCAACGAACAACAAGAATGAGTGGAAGAGGTAAAACCGGCGGAAAGGCGAGAGCTAAGGCCAAGACCCGTTCATCTAGGGCTGGACTCCAGTTCCCCGTAGGCCGCGTACACAGGCTGCTCCGTAAGGGCAACTATGCCGAGCGTGTTGGAGCTGGTGCTCCCGTGTACTTGGCAGCTGTGCTGGAGTACCTGACCGCTGAGATCCTGGAGTTGGCCGGCAACGCTGCCCGCGACAACAAGAAGACTCGCATCATCCCCCGCCATCTGCAGCTGGCTGTCCGCAACGACGAGGAGTTGAACAAACTGCTCGGCGGAGTGACCATCGCTCAGGGAGGCGTGCTGCCTAACATCCAGGCTGTGCTGCTACCCAAGAAGACAGAGAAGTCCAAGTAGATCAGAGCTAAACCGTCTCATCCcaaaaggctcttctaagagcCACCCAAGTGTTCACTTGTTAAGCATTTTTCCAAGATGAGCCCTTTGTTTATGCACTAGGATTGTATTTCGTGTATTAATTGTTGCCCGAATTGTTTAACAACCGTTACCGCTGTAATTAGAAGGCTATTCTGTTGCGTATTCGTCATCAGAATTTATTAGAGGAAACAATCATTATTAGTGATAAAAATCCTCAATCACACAAGATTAAAGCAACCGTACTTGATAAGAGCTTTCAGAGACAAGTTGGgcggctcttaaaagagcctttggtTGCACCGCTGCAAGTCACTTTACTTGGAGCTGGTGTACTTTGTCACAGCCTTGGTTCCCTCGGACACGGCGTGCTTCGCAA contains:
- the LOC134454959 gene encoding histone H2A, whose amino-acid sequence is MSGRGKTGGKARAKAKTRSSRAGLQFPVGRVHRLLRKGNYAERVGAGAPVYLAAVLEYLTAEILELAGNAARDNKKTRIIPRHLQLAVRNDEELNKLLGGVTIAQGGVLPNIQAVLLPKKTEKSK
- the LOC134454994 gene encoding histone H2B-like, whose protein sequence is MPEPAKSAPKKGSKKAVTKTAGKSGKKRRRTRRESYAIYVYKVLKQVHPDTGISSKAMGIMNSFVNDIFERIAGESSRLAHYNKRRTVSSREIQTAVRLLLPGELAKHAVSEGTKAVTKYTSAK
- the LOC134455015 gene encoding histone H4, producing the protein MSGRGKGGKGLGKGGAKRHRKVLRDNIQGITKPAIRRLARRGGVKRISGLIYEETRGVLKVFLENVIRDAVTYTEHAKRKTVTAMDVVYALKRQGRTLYGFGG